In Micromonospora sp. WMMA1363, a genomic segment contains:
- the tilS gene encoding tRNA lysidine(34) synthetase TilS, with protein MAALAPSVAALRVAVRRSLTGLPGPGPVLVACSGGADSLALAAATAFVAPRLDRVAGLVTIDHGLQDGSAERAAAVVAWAREAGLDPVESIRVDVAGRPGGPEAAAREARYQALADVAGRLRASALLTGHTRDDQAETVLLALARGAGPRGLAGMPARRELAGIPLLRPLLEVSREQTRTACVALGLDPWVDPHNADPSFARARVRGDVLPALVRALGPGVLDNLARTARLVAADNEALDDLAAAALAAVRHPDGGLSVAGLVGLAPAVRGRVLHAWARELGVPPAALSYRHVAALDALVTGWHGQGAAHLPGGLRAVRRADRLTAAGRAEHPTTS; from the coding sequence ATGGCAGCGCTCGCCCCGTCGGTCGCCGCACTCCGGGTCGCGGTCCGCCGCTCACTGACCGGCCTGCCCGGTCCCGGACCGGTGCTGGTGGCCTGTTCGGGCGGGGCCGACTCGCTGGCGCTCGCCGCGGCCACGGCCTTCGTGGCGCCGCGACTGGATCGTGTCGCCGGGCTGGTGACCATCGACCACGGCCTCCAGGACGGCTCTGCGGAGCGGGCTGCCGCCGTGGTGGCGTGGGCCCGCGAGGCCGGCCTCGACCCGGTCGAGTCGATCCGGGTCGACGTGGCCGGGCGGCCCGGAGGTCCGGAGGCCGCCGCCCGCGAGGCCCGCTACCAGGCGCTGGCCGACGTCGCCGGCCGGCTCCGGGCGTCGGCGTTGCTCACCGGGCACACCCGGGACGACCAGGCGGAGACCGTGCTGCTCGCCCTCGCCCGGGGGGCCGGCCCGCGCGGGCTGGCCGGGATGCCGGCCCGCCGGGAGCTGGCCGGGATCCCGCTGCTGCGCCCGCTGCTGGAGGTCAGCCGCGAGCAGACCCGCACAGCGTGCGTCGCGCTCGGGTTGGACCCGTGGGTGGACCCGCACAACGCCGACCCGTCTTTTGCCCGCGCCCGGGTCCGGGGCGACGTGCTGCCAGCGCTGGTCCGCGCGCTCGGGCCCGGGGTGCTGGACAACCTGGCCCGAACCGCCCGGCTGGTCGCCGCCGACAACGAGGCACTCGACGACCTGGCTGCCGCCGCGCTGGCCGCCGTCCGGCACCCCGACGGCGGACTGTCCGTCGCCGGTCTGGTCGGTCTCGCGCCCGCCGTCCGGGGGCGGGTTCTGCACGCCTGGGCCCGGGAACTGGGTGTACCACCGGCTGCGCTGTCGTACCGGCACGTCGCGGCCCTGGACGCCCTGGTGACCGGCTGGCACGGACAGGGTGCGGCACACCTGCCCGGGGGCCTGCGCGCGGTCCGTCGCGCCGACCGGCTGACCGCAGCCGGCCGCGCTGAGCATCCGACAACGTCGTAG
- a CDS encoding zinc-dependent metalloprotease: MAQFVDWDLAAATAGVLGKSGPPVSYAEATEVVGDLRRLTDEAVGHVADFTGLRSQVSHPPVRVVDRRDWAATNIAGLREVVGPLVGRLTKDKQPGALTGAVGSRITGVQAGTVLAYLSGRVLGQYEVFSAEPGQLLLVAPNIVEVERKLAAEPRDFRLWVCLHEVTHRSQFTAVPWMRAYFLGEVQAFVDASASGGDHLLERLRRGIATLADAVKDPESRTSVLDLVQTPAQKAVLDRLTALMTLLEGHAEFVMDGVGPQVIPSVERIRAAFNRRREAGNPLEKGIRRLLGVDVKMRQYAEGRTFVHGVVERVGMAGFNRVFASPLTLPRLEELGDPDAWVARVHGPAGPLPAAG; this comes from the coding sequence ATGGCGCAGTTCGTGGACTGGGATCTGGCCGCTGCAACCGCGGGGGTGCTCGGCAAGTCGGGCCCGCCCGTGTCGTACGCGGAGGCCACCGAGGTGGTCGGCGACCTGCGTCGGTTGACCGACGAGGCGGTCGGGCACGTCGCCGACTTCACCGGGCTGCGGTCGCAGGTGTCGCATCCACCGGTGCGGGTGGTGGACCGTCGGGACTGGGCGGCGACCAACATCGCGGGGCTGCGCGAGGTCGTCGGTCCCCTGGTCGGCCGGCTCACGAAGGACAAGCAGCCCGGCGCGCTGACCGGGGCGGTCGGTTCGCGGATCACGGGCGTGCAGGCCGGCACCGTGCTGGCGTACCTGTCCGGCCGGGTCCTCGGCCAGTACGAGGTGTTCTCCGCCGAACCGGGCCAGCTGCTGCTGGTCGCACCGAACATCGTCGAGGTGGAGCGGAAGCTGGCGGCGGAGCCGCGAGACTTCCGGCTCTGGGTCTGCCTGCACGAGGTCACCCACCGCAGTCAGTTCACCGCCGTGCCGTGGATGCGGGCGTACTTCCTCGGCGAGGTGCAGGCGTTCGTCGACGCCTCCGCCAGCGGCGGTGACCACCTGCTGGAGCGGCTGCGTCGGGGGATCGCCACCCTCGCCGACGCGGTGAAGGATCCGGAGAGCCGCACCAGCGTGCTGGATCTCGTCCAGACCCCGGCCCAGAAGGCCGTACTCGACCGGCTGACCGCGCTGATGACCCTGCTTGAGGGGCACGCCGAGTTCGTGATGGACGGCGTCGGCCCGCAGGTGATACCGAGCGTGGAACGGATCCGGGCGGCGTTCAACCGCCGCCGGGAGGCCGGTAACCCGTTGGAGAAGGGGATCCGTCGGCTGCTCGGCGTCGATGTCAAGATGCGCCAGTACGCCGAGGGGCGCACGTTCGTGCACGGGGTGGTCGAACGGGTCGGCATGGCGGGCTTCAACCGGGTCTTCGCCTCGCCGTTGACCCTGCCCCGGCTCGAGGAGTTGGGCGACCCGGACGCCTGGGTGGCCCGCGTACATGGGCCGGCCGGTCCGCTGCCGGCTGCCGGCTGA
- the dacB gene encoding D-alanyl-D-alanine carboxypeptidase/D-alanyl-D-alanine-endopeptidase, whose protein sequence is MLVLVLAVAGVVVIRPGPVAEWLGGEPAGDPVAAEPPERLPAAVLGAADPNAPLPTEAGLGAVLDPLVRAAALGDRVNVSVADVATGEPLYGRGADAGTVPASVTKLVTGVTVLAALGPGHRIPTRAVAGANPGEVVLVGGGDPTLAVDRNGFYPGAARLDDLAEQVKKALGGTAPTKVVVDSSRYSGPVHEPGWDDDIPIRYGASITALTTDGARSDVAKAKKDQANGEHGADRFAHPDLTAGRAFARLLGVPTTVVARGTAPPPGADATTGSPGSELGIVRSPPLLHLVDIMISDSDNVVAEALARQVALARDQPASFAGAAKAMDAVAGELGLPADELSLADGSGLSRSNRITPSLVTDLIVLAANGSRPELAAIFGGLPVAAWSGTLADRFAGSTAKAGAGVVRAKTGTLTSVHAIAGVVTTADGRLLSFAVLTDQAPGGTTEARAALDRIAAALAGCGCR, encoded by the coding sequence ATGCTTGTCCTCGTGCTGGCCGTGGCGGGCGTCGTCGTGATCCGCCCAGGCCCGGTGGCGGAGTGGCTTGGCGGCGAGCCGGCCGGCGACCCGGTTGCCGCGGAGCCACCGGAGCGGCTGCCGGCGGCGGTGCTGGGCGCCGCCGACCCGAACGCGCCGCTGCCCACTGAGGCCGGCCTGGGTGCGGTGCTCGACCCGCTGGTCCGGGCCGCCGCCCTGGGCGACCGGGTGAACGTCTCGGTGGCCGACGTCGCCACCGGTGAACCGCTCTACGGCCGAGGCGCGGACGCCGGCACGGTGCCGGCGTCGGTGACGAAGCTGGTCACCGGGGTGACGGTGCTCGCCGCGTTGGGGCCCGGTCACCGGATCCCCACCCGGGCGGTCGCCGGCGCCAATCCCGGCGAGGTGGTGCTCGTCGGCGGCGGTGACCCGACCCTCGCCGTCGACCGCAATGGGTTCTATCCCGGCGCGGCGCGGCTGGACGACCTGGCCGAGCAGGTGAAGAAGGCCCTCGGCGGCACCGCCCCCACCAAGGTGGTGGTCGACTCGTCGCGCTACAGCGGGCCGGTGCACGAGCCCGGCTGGGACGACGACATCCCCATTCGCTACGGCGCGTCGATCACCGCGCTGACGACCGACGGCGCGCGCAGCGACGTCGCGAAGGCGAAGAAGGACCAGGCCAACGGCGAGCACGGAGCTGACCGGTTCGCCCACCCGGACCTCACGGCCGGCCGGGCATTCGCCCGCCTGCTGGGCGTGCCGACCACCGTCGTGGCCCGCGGCACGGCGCCCCCGCCCGGGGCGGATGCGACCACCGGCTCCCCGGGCAGCGAACTGGGCATCGTGCGGTCGCCGCCGCTACTGCACCTGGTCGACATCATGATCAGTGACAGCGACAACGTGGTCGCCGAGGCGCTGGCCCGGCAGGTCGCCCTGGCCCGGGACCAGCCGGCGTCGTTCGCCGGGGCAGCGAAGGCGATGGACGCGGTCGCCGGTGAGCTGGGCCTGCCGGCCGACGAGCTGTCCCTCGCCGACGGCAGCGGTTTGTCCCGCAGCAACCGGATCACTCCCTCGCTGGTCACCGACCTGATCGTGCTCGCCGCTAACGGCAGCCGGCCCGAGCTGGCCGCGATCTTCGGTGGCCTGCCGGTCGCCGCCTGGTCCGGCACCCTCGCCGACCGGTTCGCGGGCAGCACGGCGAAGGCCGGCGCCGGGGTCGTGCGGGCCAAGACCGGCACGCTGACCAGCGTGCACGCGATCGCCGGCGTGGTGACGACCGCCGACGGCCGGCTGTTGAGCTTCGCCGTGCTCACCGACCAGGCCCCCGGTGGGACAACGGAGGCCCGCGCCGCGCTCGACCGCATCGCCGCCGCCCTCGCCGGCTGCGGCTGCCGCTGA
- a CDS encoding inorganic diphosphatase, protein MDFDVTVEIPKGHRNKYEVDHATGRIRLDRTLFTSTQYPADYGFIEGTLGEDGDPLDALVLVPEPTFPGCLIRCRTIGMFRMTDEKGGDDKVLCVPYEDPRQEHLRDIHHLGEFDRLEIQHFFEVYKDLEPGKSVEGATWVGRQEAEAEIVASFRRAREAEERGESTH, encoded by the coding sequence ATGGATTTCGACGTCACGGTTGAGATCCCCAAGGGTCACCGCAACAAGTACGAGGTCGACCACGCGACCGGCCGGATCCGGCTGGACCGCACCCTCTTCACCTCCACCCAGTACCCGGCTGACTACGGCTTCATCGAGGGCACCCTGGGTGAGGACGGCGACCCGCTGGACGCCCTGGTGCTGGTCCCCGAGCCGACGTTCCCGGGCTGCCTCATCCGCTGCCGCACCATCGGCATGTTCCGGATGACCGACGAGAAGGGCGGCGACGACAAGGTCCTCTGCGTGCCATACGAGGACCCGCGTCAGGAGCACCTGCGCGACATCCACCACCTCGGCGAGTTCGACCGGCTGGAGATCCAGCACTTCTTCGAGGTGTACAAGGACCTGGAGCCCGGCAAGTCCGTCGAGGGTGCGACCTGGGTGGGGCGTCAGGAGGCCGAGGCCGAGATCGTCGCCTCGTTCCGGCGGGCCCGGGAGGCCGAGGAGCGCGGCGAGTCCACACACTGA
- the eccD gene encoding type VII secretion integral membrane protein EccD, giving the protein MTIGLARVTINAPQRRLDVALPEQVPLAELLPEVLRHAGVGLADDGERHGGWVLRRADGAVLATAAPLLPQGIRDGEVLHLLPARTQWPELEYDDVVEAIADGARRRGGAWSAGATRIAALASAAVPLAVGLLAVLVGGPGDRGGWPVAAVVALLLTLAAAAASRAYGDAVAGATLGGYALPYAAIAGALAVSSGDPVGVVPGLRWLGVPELLAGATALLLASILALVGVASRVRVFVAGAVVGLAGAVAAVAGMLLDPAGAAAVLLCVLVFAVGAIPLVAIRLGRVPLPPTTLPSGAPTSDLDRVRDLPDRERVHAAVARTDEMLTGMLLGHAVLVVFAVVLLGLAGGVAGRVLVGVAATVLLLRARLFVAVRHRVPAVLAGLAGYAVLGAVLADRSGPGGLLVLTIAGLALGLVTVAAGTTYARRPVSPYVGRIADLADTTLVVSVVPVACAVLDLYDRARGLLG; this is encoded by the coding sequence ATGACGATCGGGTTGGCCCGGGTCACCATCAACGCGCCCCAACGGCGGCTGGACGTGGCCCTGCCGGAGCAGGTTCCGTTGGCCGAGCTGCTGCCCGAGGTCTTGCGGCACGCCGGCGTCGGGCTCGCCGACGACGGGGAGCGGCACGGCGGCTGGGTCCTGCGGCGCGCCGACGGGGCCGTGCTGGCCACCGCCGCGCCCCTGCTGCCCCAGGGCATCCGCGACGGCGAGGTGCTGCACCTACTGCCGGCGCGTACGCAGTGGCCGGAACTGGAGTACGACGACGTCGTCGAGGCGATCGCGGACGGGGCGCGGCGGCGCGGCGGCGCCTGGTCTGCGGGTGCCACCCGGATCGCGGCCCTGGCCAGTGCCGCCGTACCGCTGGCCGTCGGGCTGCTCGCCGTACTCGTCGGTGGTCCAGGTGACCGCGGTGGCTGGCCGGTCGCGGCCGTGGTCGCCCTGCTGCTCACCCTCGCCGCGGCAGCCGCATCACGGGCGTACGGGGACGCCGTGGCGGGTGCCACCCTGGGCGGGTACGCACTGCCGTACGCCGCCATCGCCGGCGCGCTCGCGGTCAGCAGCGGAGATCCGGTCGGCGTGGTGCCGGGGCTGCGCTGGCTCGGCGTACCCGAACTGCTCGCCGGTGCGACGGCGCTGCTGCTCGCGTCGATCCTCGCCCTGGTCGGCGTGGCGAGCCGAGTCCGGGTCTTCGTCGCCGGCGCGGTGGTGGGTCTCGCCGGGGCGGTGGCGGCGGTCGCCGGGATGCTGCTCGACCCGGCTGGCGCCGCGGCGGTCCTGCTCTGCGTGCTGGTCTTCGCGGTGGGGGCGATCCCGCTGGTGGCGATCCGGCTCGGCAGGGTGCCGTTACCGCCGACCACCCTGCCGTCCGGTGCACCCACCTCCGACCTCGACCGGGTCCGGGACCTGCCGGATCGCGAGCGCGTCCACGCGGCGGTGGCGCGAACCGACGAGATGCTCACCGGGATGCTCCTCGGGCACGCCGTGCTGGTCGTCTTCGCCGTGGTGCTGCTCGGGTTGGCCGGTGGGGTCGCCGGGCGGGTGCTGGTCGGCGTCGCCGCCACCGTCCTGCTGCTACGGGCCCGGCTCTTCGTGGCCGTCCGGCATCGGGTGCCCGCCGTGCTCGCCGGTCTGGCCGGCTACGCCGTGCTCGGCGCGGTGCTCGCCGACCGGTCGGGCCCGGGCGGTCTGCTCGTGTTGACCATCGCTGGCCTGGCGCTGGGGCTGGTCACGGTCGCGGCCGGTACCACCTACGCCCGGCGCCCGGTCTCCCCGTACGTCGGCCGGATCGCCGACCTGGCCGACACCACCCTCGTGGTCTCCGTCGTCCCGGTCGCCTGCGCGGTGCTCGACCTGTACGACCGTGCCCGGGGGCTGCTCGGTTGA